A part of Solicola gregarius genomic DNA contains:
- the polA gene encoding DNA polymerase I, with amino-acid sequence MDTAAANRLLLIDGHSIAYRAFFALPVENFSTTTGQPTNAVYGFTSMLINVLRDEEPTHVAVAFDVSRKTFRLEEYAEYKGNRSASPPEFKGQVSLVKEVLDALAISSLEREGYEADDIIGTLATQAEAAGFDVLICTGDRDALQLVTDHTTVLYPRKGVSDLARMTPEAVQEKYGVAPERYPEVAALVGETSDNLPGVPGVGPKTAAKWLAKFDGLDGIVRDVDQVPGKAGESLREHLSDVIRNRRINALVRDLDLPLGPDELALKTWDRDAIHEVFDGLEFRVLRDRLFATLSSDEPVSDEGFDIDATIPVAGALGEWLDAHARDGARAGLHVDGVWGAGAGDVRSVAIATAKGPAAWVDLAELGPDDERALAGWLGDADVSKALHDAKGPMLALRARGIELRGVEHDTALAAYLVKPDQRSYDLADLTLRYLRRELADDSADAGQLTLDTGEQAGADAAMVRARATLELAAELDTDLERHGAAELLRDLELPLLSVLAEMERTGIAVDDADLEQLESQFATRVRDAADEAYAVIGKQINLGSPKQLQVVLFDELGMPKTKRTKTGYTTDADALQSLFEKTEHPFLSHLLTHRDVSRLRQTVEGLRKTVASDSRIHTTYNQTIAATGRLSSTDPNLQNIPIRTESGRRIRGAFCVGPGYDDLLTADYSQIEMRIMAHVSEDAGLIAAFNSGEDFHTAMASRVFAVDADEITPHMRSRIKAMNYGLAYGLSAYGLSQQLGIETGEAQGLMEEYFVRFGGVRDYLHGVVDEARQTGFTETILGRRRYLPDLTSDNRQRREMAERMALNAPIQGSAADIIKVAMLGVHGALAESDLTSRMLLQVHDELVLEVAAGEHERVEALVREQMASAADLAVPLDVSVGFGRTWQDAAH; translated from the coding sequence GTGGACACCGCTGCAGCCAACCGCCTCCTGCTCATCGACGGCCACTCGATCGCGTACCGCGCGTTCTTCGCGCTCCCGGTCGAGAACTTCTCGACCACCACGGGCCAGCCGACCAACGCCGTGTACGGGTTCACGTCGATGCTCATCAACGTGCTGCGCGACGAGGAGCCGACCCACGTCGCGGTCGCGTTCGACGTCTCCCGCAAGACGTTCCGGCTGGAGGAGTACGCCGAGTACAAAGGCAACCGCTCGGCGTCGCCGCCGGAGTTCAAGGGTCAGGTCTCGCTCGTCAAGGAGGTCCTCGACGCGCTCGCGATCTCCAGCCTGGAGCGGGAGGGCTACGAGGCCGACGACATCATCGGCACGCTCGCGACACAGGCGGAGGCGGCCGGCTTTGACGTGCTGATCTGCACCGGCGACCGCGATGCCCTGCAGCTCGTCACCGACCACACCACCGTGCTCTACCCCCGCAAGGGTGTCTCCGACCTGGCGCGGATGACGCCGGAGGCGGTGCAGGAGAAGTACGGAGTCGCACCGGAGCGGTACCCCGAGGTCGCGGCGCTGGTCGGTGAGACCAGCGACAACCTGCCGGGCGTACCCGGTGTCGGTCCGAAGACGGCCGCCAAGTGGCTGGCGAAGTTCGACGGGCTCGACGGCATCGTGCGCGACGTCGACCAGGTGCCGGGCAAGGCGGGGGAGTCGCTGCGCGAACACCTCTCCGACGTCATCCGCAACCGCCGCATCAACGCGCTCGTACGCGACCTCGACCTGCCGCTCGGCCCGGACGAACTCGCGCTGAAGACGTGGGATCGCGACGCCATCCACGAGGTGTTCGACGGCCTGGAGTTCCGGGTGCTGCGCGACCGGCTGTTCGCGACGCTGTCGTCCGACGAGCCGGTCTCCGACGAGGGCTTCGACATCGACGCGACGATCCCGGTGGCGGGTGCGCTGGGCGAGTGGCTCGACGCCCACGCCCGCGACGGCGCGCGGGCCGGACTCCACGTCGACGGCGTCTGGGGCGCTGGAGCGGGCGACGTGCGGTCGGTCGCGATCGCGACCGCGAAGGGGCCGGCGGCCTGGGTCGACCTCGCCGAGCTCGGCCCGGACGACGAGCGCGCTCTCGCGGGCTGGCTGGGCGACGCGGACGTGTCGAAGGCGCTGCACGACGCCAAGGGTCCGATGCTCGCGCTGCGGGCTCGCGGCATCGAGCTGCGTGGCGTCGAGCACGACACCGCGCTCGCCGCGTACCTCGTCAAGCCCGACCAGCGTTCGTACGACCTCGCCGACCTGACCCTGCGCTACCTGCGCCGCGAGCTGGCCGATGACTCCGCGGACGCCGGCCAGCTGACGCTCGACACCGGCGAGCAGGCCGGCGCGGACGCGGCGATGGTACGTGCGCGGGCGACGCTCGAGCTCGCGGCCGAGCTCGACACCGATCTCGAGCGGCACGGCGCCGCCGAGCTGCTCCGCGACCTCGAGCTGCCGCTGCTCAGCGTGCTGGCCGAGATGGAGCGCACGGGCATCGCCGTCGACGACGCCGACCTCGAGCAGCTCGAGTCGCAGTTCGCCACGCGGGTACGCGACGCGGCCGACGAGGCGTACGCGGTGATCGGCAAGCAGATCAACCTCGGCTCGCCGAAGCAGCTGCAGGTGGTGCTGTTCGACGAGCTCGGCATGCCGAAGACCAAGCGTACGAAGACCGGTTACACCACCGACGCCGACGCATTGCAGTCGTTGTTCGAGAAGACCGAGCACCCGTTCCTCTCGCACCTGCTGACACATCGCGACGTCAGCCGACTACGCCAGACCGTCGAAGGCCTCCGCAAGACCGTGGCCAGCGACAGCCGGATCCACACGACGTACAACCAGACGATCGCGGCGACGGGCCGACTGAGCTCGACCGACCCGAACCTGCAGAACATCCCGATCCGCACCGAGTCCGGCCGGCGGATCCGTGGCGCGTTCTGTGTCGGTCCCGGCTACGACGACCTGCTGACCGCCGACTACAGCCAGATCGAGATGCGGATCATGGCGCACGTCTCGGAGGACGCCGGCCTGATCGCGGCGTTCAACTCCGGCGAAGACTTCCACACGGCGATGGCATCGCGGGTCTTCGCGGTCGATGCCGACGAGATCACCCCCCATATGCGCAGCCGGATCAAGGCGATGAACTACGGGCTCGCGTACGGGCTCTCGGCCTACGGCCTGAGTCAGCAGCTCGGCATCGAGACCGGCGAGGCGCAGGGCCTGATGGAGGAGTACTTCGTGCGCTTCGGCGGCGTACGCGACTACCTGCACGGTGTCGTCGACGAGGCACGCCAGACCGGGTTCACCGAGACCATCCTCGGCCGGCGACGCTACCTACCGGACCTCACCAGCGACAACCGGCAGCGCCGCGAGATGGCGGAGCGGATGGCCCTCAACGCACCGATCCAGGGCTCGGCGGCCGACATCATCAAGGTTGCCATGCTCGGCGTACACGGGGCGCTCGCGGAGTCCGACCTGACGTCACGGATGCTGCTGCAGGTCCACGACGAGCTCGTGCTCGAGGTCGCCGCCGGCGAGCATGAGCGGGTCGAGGCGCTCGTCCGCGAGCAGATGGCGTCGGCCGCCGACCTGGCGGTCCCGCTCGATGTCTCGGTCGGCTTCGGGCGCACCTGGCAGGACGCCGCCCACTGA
- a CDS encoding GNAT family N-acetyltransferase: protein MSRVSIVVRDAEIEDAAALIEVWDQCNAVDIESYDSETASGIHRKPMVAEAADALSEQLSDPDRKILVAVRDGDVVGAIAFRRQLLSLIQTEKVIVVTDLHVAPRHRRRLIASSLISAGVRWAEDVNCEVMMAVSPADSRDANRFLNRIGFGQVAVVRAAQVSALGSRFAGIATSSRFTGRLIALRRTMRRRQSHVRPGSSV from the coding sequence TTGTCGCGAGTATCCATCGTGGTGCGAGACGCCGAGATCGAGGACGCCGCCGCCCTGATCGAGGTATGGGACCAGTGCAACGCCGTCGACATCGAGTCGTACGACAGTGAGACGGCGTCGGGAATCCACCGCAAGCCGATGGTGGCCGAGGCCGCCGACGCGTTGAGCGAGCAGCTCTCCGATCCCGACCGCAAGATCCTCGTCGCCGTCCGCGACGGCGACGTCGTCGGTGCGATCGCATTCCGCCGGCAGCTGTTGTCGCTGATCCAGACCGAGAAGGTCATCGTCGTCACCGACCTCCATGTCGCACCCCGTCACCGCCGCCGGCTGATCGCGTCGAGTCTGATCTCCGCGGGCGTACGTTGGGCCGAGGACGTCAACTGCGAGGTGATGATGGCCGTCTCGCCCGCCGACTCCCGAGACGCCAACCGATTCCTGAATCGCATCGGCTTCGGTCAGGTCGCGGTCGTACGCGCGGCGCAGGTCAGCGCGCTCGGGTCGAGGTTCGCGGGCATCGCGACGAGCTCGAGGTTCACCGGCCGGCTGATCGCCTTGCGGCGCACGATGCGCCGCCGGCAGTCGCACGTCCGGCCGGGCTCGTCGGTCTGA
- a CDS encoding DUF554 domain-containing protein translates to MFRGEGTVINVVAVLIGSGIGVAVGHRLPQRTRNAVTDALGLVTLLIAALAAMAVTDSAFTSEVGPDAPVLIVLGSLLIGGIAGSLAGIELRLEAFGGWLQSRLSRRETSEERVRFIEGFVSASLVFCVGPLTVLGSLNDGLGNGSDQLVLKSVLDGFAAIAFAASLGIGVMASAIAVLAVQGSLTVVGLALGSFLPDAHLAALTATGGLLLAGVGIRLLQLKALPVADLLPALIVAPILTEIVVLIR, encoded by the coding sequence TTGTTCAGGGGCGAAGGAACCGTCATCAACGTCGTCGCGGTGCTGATCGGCTCGGGTATCGGGGTCGCGGTCGGGCACCGGCTGCCGCAGCGTACGCGCAACGCGGTGACCGATGCTCTCGGCCTGGTGACGCTGCTGATCGCCGCGTTGGCCGCGATGGCGGTCACCGACTCGGCATTCACGTCGGAGGTCGGACCGGACGCACCCGTGCTGATCGTGCTGGGGTCGCTGCTGATCGGCGGAATCGCCGGGTCGCTGGCGGGCATCGAGCTGCGGTTGGAGGCGTTCGGCGGGTGGCTGCAGAGTCGGCTCAGCCGACGAGAGACGTCGGAGGAACGCGTCCGGTTCATCGAGGGGTTCGTCTCCGCGTCGCTGGTGTTCTGCGTCGGGCCGCTCACGGTGCTCGGTTCGCTCAACGACGGTCTCGGCAACGGTTCGGACCAGCTCGTGCTGAAGTCCGTGCTCGACGGCTTCGCAGCGATCGCGTTCGCCGCCTCCCTCGGCATCGGAGTGATGGCCTCGGCCATCGCGGTGCTCGCCGTGCAGGGCTCGCTCACGGTGGTCGGGCTCGCGCTCGGCTCGTTCCTTCCCGACGCTCATCTTGCTGCGTTGACGGCCACCGGAGGGCTGCTGCTGGCAGGGGTCGGCATCCGGCTGCTGCAGCTCAAGGCGCTCCCTGTGGCCGACCTGCTCCCAGCCCTGATCGTCGCCCCGATCTTGACCGAAATCGTCGTCCTCATCCGTTAG
- a CDS encoding branched-chain amino acid ABC transporter permease translates to MRLRVAAVLALLMGAFLFTWGSAAQAAPGEQAPSASTPFAADKDKDKGPVTVISGVLQNTAEGNEAVPGVTIRVTTSEGDTLETESDESGRYQLKVPATGETKIELVTDTLPEGVQLREGIQNPLTVTLDSGRPSLSTVFAVGPDNRAVESWYDRVPQTIWDGAYFGIVLALGALGLSMVFGTTGLTNFSHGELVTFGAIMTYVFNVAIGWPIWVAGLLAMICAAAFGYLQDTLFWRRLRHRGTGLIAMMIVSIGLQFLLRNAYQYGTGGQTLNYDDYMTPDASHALGVDYTTRDLIIIAIAVVLLLSVTIALQKTRIGRATRAVADNPALAASSGINVDRVITVVWTVGTMLAGACGVMLGFTQSVKFDLGAQVLLVMFAAITVGGLGSVWGAIIGSVVVGILIEMSTLIIPAELKIATALFVLIVVLMVRPQGLLGRKERVG, encoded by the coding sequence GTGCGACTGCGCGTAGCAGCTGTCCTCGCACTCCTCATGGGAGCATTCCTCTTCACCTGGGGTTCGGCGGCGCAGGCCGCGCCCGGAGAGCAAGCCCCATCCGCCAGCACCCCGTTCGCCGCCGACAAGGACAAGGACAAGGGCCCGGTCACCGTCATCTCGGGTGTTCTGCAGAACACCGCCGAAGGCAACGAAGCGGTGCCGGGAGTGACGATCCGGGTCACGACGTCCGAGGGTGACACGCTCGAGACGGAGAGCGACGAGAGCGGGCGATACCAGCTCAAGGTGCCCGCCACGGGCGAGACCAAGATCGAGCTCGTCACGGACACTCTCCCCGAGGGAGTCCAGCTCCGCGAAGGCATCCAGAACCCACTCACGGTGACGCTCGACTCAGGTCGACCGTCGCTCTCGACGGTGTTCGCGGTCGGGCCGGACAACCGTGCGGTCGAGTCCTGGTACGACCGCGTGCCGCAGACGATCTGGGACGGCGCGTACTTCGGCATCGTGCTCGCGCTCGGCGCGCTCGGCCTGTCGATGGTCTTCGGCACCACCGGCCTGACGAACTTCTCCCACGGCGAGCTCGTCACGTTCGGCGCGATCATGACCTACGTCTTCAACGTCGCGATCGGCTGGCCCATCTGGGTCGCCGGACTCCTCGCGATGATCTGTGCGGCGGCGTTCGGCTATCTCCAGGACACGCTGTTCTGGCGAAGACTCAGGCACAGGGGCACCGGGCTGATCGCGATGATGATCGTCTCGATCGGCCTGCAGTTCCTGCTGCGCAACGCGTACCAGTACGGCACCGGCGGGCAGACCCTGAACTACGACGACTACATGACGCCGGACGCGAGCCACGCGCTCGGTGTCGACTACACCACCCGTGACCTGATCATCATCGCGATCGCCGTCGTGCTGCTGCTGTCGGTGACGATCGCGCTGCAGAAGACCCGGATCGGTCGGGCGACCCGCGCGGTGGCCGACAATCCCGCACTCGCCGCGTCCTCGGGTATCAACGTCGACCGGGTGATCACCGTCGTCTGGACGGTCGGCACCATGCTCGCGGGCGCCTGCGGTGTGATGCTCGGCTTCACCCAGTCGGTGAAGTTCGACCTCGGTGCTCAGGTGCTGCTGGTGATGTTCGCCGCGATCACGGTCGGAGGACTCGGATCGGTCTGGGGCGCCATCATCGGCTCGGTTGTCGTCGGCATCCTGATCGAGATGTCGACGCTCATCATTCCCGCAGAGCTGAAGATCGCGACCGCACTGTTCGTCCTCATCGTCGTTCTGATGGTCCGGCCGCAAGGTCTGCTGGGCCGCAAGGAACGCGTGGGATGA
- a CDS encoding branched-chain amino acid ABC transporter permease, whose product MDWSILENALQAAVGTSAIYFCLAAIGLNVQFGYTGLINFGQAGFLALGAYGLAVSVASWGLPFFVGIGLGLVLSAVLALLLGIPTLRLRADYLAIATIAAAEVLRLVLGGTWKDTLGGRTGINDFTEAFYNANPYSGSILGFRSDEFWVMTVGWVVVALSSVFVWLLVRSPWGRVLKAIREDEEAARSLGKNVYAYKMQALVLGGMIGCLGGFAIAIAQDAVQPNSFNLDMTFIVFTMLILGGAARVIGPVFGAIVFWGLLSLVDGVLSKLTSGSDPTMPTWLMDGQQVGPVRFMLVGLVLMLLMIYRPQGVFGDRKEIALDAR is encoded by the coding sequence ATGGACTGGTCAATTCTCGAGAACGCCCTCCAGGCGGCGGTCGGTACCTCGGCGATCTACTTCTGCCTCGCCGCCATCGGCCTCAACGTGCAGTTCGGCTACACCGGGCTGATCAACTTCGGTCAGGCCGGATTCCTGGCGCTCGGCGCGTACGGCCTCGCCGTCTCGGTCGCGTCCTGGGGCCTTCCGTTCTTCGTCGGGATCGGGTTGGGACTCGTGCTCAGTGCCGTACTGGCCCTGCTGCTCGGTATCCCGACTCTGCGCCTACGGGCCGACTACCTCGCCATCGCGACGATCGCCGCGGCGGAGGTACTGCGCCTCGTGCTCGGCGGCACCTGGAAGGACACGCTGGGCGGGCGCACCGGCATCAACGACTTCACCGAAGCCTTCTACAACGCGAACCCCTACTCCGGCTCGATCCTGGGGTTCCGCTCCGACGAGTTCTGGGTGATGACGGTCGGCTGGGTCGTGGTCGCGCTGTCCAGCGTGTTCGTCTGGCTGCTCGTCCGTTCGCCGTGGGGCCGGGTGCTCAAGGCGATTCGTGAGGACGAGGAGGCCGCTCGCAGCCTCGGTAAGAACGTGTATGCGTACAAGATGCAGGCGCTCGTCCTGGGAGGCATGATCGGCTGCCTCGGCGGGTTCGCCATCGCGATCGCGCAAGACGCGGTGCAGCCGAACAGCTTCAACCTCGACATGACGTTCATCGTGTTCACGATGCTGATCCTCGGCGGCGCGGCCCGGGTGATCGGCCCGGTGTTCGGGGCGATCGTGTTCTGGGGCCTGCTGTCCTTGGTCGACGGGGTCCTCTCGAAGCTGACAAGCGGCAGCGACCCGACGATGCCGACCTGGTTGATGGACGGGCAGCAGGTCGGCCCTGTCCGGTTCATGCTGGTCGGGCTTGTGCTGATGCTGCTGATGATCTACCGCCCGCAGGGAGTCTTCGGAGACCGGAAGGAGATTGCGCTCGATGCCCGCTGA
- a CDS encoding ABC transporter ATP-binding protein — MPADATAPEPTQNATDPNEPILVADNVVRRFGGLTAVDVDHVEVPRGKITALIGPNGAGKTTFFNLLTGFDQPDTGSWTYNGHDLAGVPAYKVARRGMVRTFQLTKVLAKLSVIENMRLAATDQRGERFWSAPWAALWRSQEREVTERAYALLERFKLKEKADDFAGSLSGGQRKLLEVARALMVDPELVMLDEPMAGVNPALKQSLLGHVKSLREDGMTVLFVEHDMDMVRDISDHVIVMAQGRIVSEGTPDDVMSDPKVIDAYLGEHHDTDITEEREAAELAEKIAEAGGKSEHLEG; from the coding sequence ATGCCCGCTGACGCAACGGCCCCAGAGCCGACACAGAACGCGACCGATCCCAATGAGCCGATCCTGGTGGCCGACAACGTCGTACGCCGGTTCGGCGGCCTGACCGCGGTCGACGTCGACCATGTCGAGGTCCCGCGCGGCAAGATCACCGCGCTGATCGGACCGAACGGCGCCGGCAAGACGACGTTCTTCAACCTGCTCACCGGCTTCGACCAACCCGACACCGGCTCGTGGACGTACAACGGTCACGACCTCGCCGGCGTGCCGGCGTACAAGGTGGCGCGGCGCGGCATGGTGCGTACGTTCCAGCTGACGAAGGTGCTCGCGAAGCTGTCGGTGATCGAGAACATGCGGCTGGCCGCCACCGACCAGCGCGGCGAGCGGTTCTGGTCCGCGCCGTGGGCGGCACTCTGGCGAAGCCAGGAGCGTGAGGTCACCGAGCGGGCGTACGCGCTGCTCGAGCGGTTCAAGCTCAAGGAGAAGGCCGACGACTTCGCCGGGTCGCTTTCGGGCGGCCAACGCAAGCTGCTCGAGGTCGCGCGCGCGCTGATGGTCGACCCGGAGCTCGTGATGCTCGACGAGCCGATGGCCGGTGTCAACCCGGCGCTCAAGCAGTCGCTGCTCGGACACGTCAAGTCCCTGCGCGAAGACGGTATGACGGTGCTGTTCGTCGAGCACGACATGGACATGGTCCGCGATATCTCCGACCACGTGATCGTGATGGCTCAGGGCCGCATCGTCTCCGAGGGCACCCCGGACGACGTGATGAGTGACCCGAAGGTCATCGACGCCTACCTCGGCGAACATCACGACACCGATATCACCGAAGAGCGCGAGGCGGCCGAGCTCGCCGAGAAGATCGCCGAAGCCGGCGGCAAGTCCGAGCATCTGGAGGGATGA
- a CDS encoding ABC transporter ATP-binding protein, which yields MSDSEAAVDSPDLGEAAQKERDAHLAAADGAILRADDLIAGYLPGVNILNHTDLYCQEGELVGIIGPNGAGKSTLLKALFGLVTIHSGTVTLRGKEITNERADTLVSKGIGFVPQTENVFPSLSIEENLQMGCYQAPAKFGERLEVVGDIFPALIDRKTQRAGSLSGGERQMVAMGRALMMDPSVLLLDEPSAGLSPVLQDEVFVQTRAINRAGVSVVMVEQNARRCLQICDRGYVLDQGRNAYTAPGRELMNDPKVIELYLGTLAKAD from the coding sequence ATGAGCGACAGTGAAGCCGCGGTCGACTCGCCCGACCTGGGCGAGGCCGCGCAGAAGGAGCGCGACGCGCACCTCGCCGCCGCAGACGGCGCCATCCTGCGTGCGGATGACCTGATCGCCGGCTACCTGCCCGGCGTCAACATCTTGAACCACACCGACCTGTACTGCCAGGAAGGCGAGCTCGTCGGCATCATCGGGCCGAACGGCGCGGGCAAGTCGACGCTGCTCAAGGCGCTGTTCGGATTGGTCACCATCCACTCCGGCACGGTGACGCTTCGCGGCAAGGAGATCACGAACGAGCGCGCCGATACGCTTGTGAGCAAGGGCATCGGCTTCGTACCGCAGACCGAGAACGTCTTCCCGAGCCTGTCGATCGAGGAGAACCTGCAGATGGGCTGCTATCAGGCCCCTGCGAAGTTCGGCGAGCGGCTCGAGGTGGTCGGAGACATCTTCCCGGCGCTGATCGACCGCAAGACACAGCGCGCCGGCTCGCTGTCCGGCGGCGAGCGGCAGATGGTGGCGATGGGCCGGGCGTTGATGATGGACCCGTCCGTCCTCCTGCTCGACGAGCCGTCCGCGGGCCTCTCCCCCGTCCTGCAGGACGAGGTGTTCGTACAGACCCGCGCGATCAACCGGGCCGGGGTCTCGGTGGTCATGGTCGAGCAGAACGCCCGCCGCTGCCTGCAGATCTGCGACCGTGGGTACGTCCTCGACCAGGGCCGCAACGCGTACACCGCCCCAGGTCGCGAGCTGATGAACGACCCGAAGGTGATCGAGCTCTACCTCGGAACGCTCGCCAAGGCCGACTGA
- a CDS encoding DUF1871 family protein produces the protein MRRPSTAVRLAAVAAATALVLAACGGDDDDGGSDDSSGSDDSGAAAAGQTTSNKQVYFVDGNTADYSKDFDPGTLKGVKATYPGAELGDDFRKRLLSIDSKLDSFTYGPESYDATVVTALSAIAADTDDPKAIAKEMQGVSAPPGTKCTEFKECADLLSGGKDVDYEGVSSPINFNDTGSPSAATIGIFEYGEDNTFHNIDYVTGEVTENPAPSAGQQIEGTGKSDGQFKVGTLLPQTGDLAFLEPPETAGVKLAIEDINKAGGVLGKDATITEADSGDGTPNIAPEQANKLLSANVDVIVGAASSDVSLAVLKQITNAGVLQISPANTSTAFDTKDDKGLYFRTAPSDVLQGRVMADQLGKDGFTNVAIMARQEAYGEALAENVEKYFTEQGGEVVANVLYSPESPNFSAEVDEIASADPDAIVLISFDEAKKIIPEMETAGIGPNK, from the coding sequence ATGAGACGCCCCTCAACGGCGGTCCGGCTCGCGGCGGTAGCCGCGGCGACCGCGCTAGTACTCGCCGCTTGCGGTGGCGACGACGACGACGGCGGCAGTGACGACAGCAGCGGCAGCGACGACAGCGGCGCCGCAGCGGCCGGTCAGACCACGAGCAACAAGCAGGTCTACTTCGTCGACGGCAACACCGCCGACTACAGCAAGGACTTCGATCCCGGCACGCTCAAGGGCGTGAAGGCGACGTACCCCGGCGCCGAGCTGGGCGACGACTTCCGCAAGCGCTTGCTGTCGATCGACAGCAAGCTCGACAGCTTCACGTACGGTCCCGAGTCGTACGACGCGACGGTGGTCACCGCACTGTCGGCGATCGCGGCCGACACCGACGATCCGAAGGCCATCGCGAAGGAGATGCAGGGCGTTTCGGCACCCCCCGGAACGAAGTGCACCGAGTTCAAGGAGTGCGCCGATCTGCTCAGCGGTGGCAAGGACGTCGACTACGAAGGTGTGAGCAGCCCGATCAACTTCAACGACACGGGTAGCCCCTCCGCCGCGACGATCGGCATCTTCGAGTACGGCGAGGACAACACCTTCCACAACATCGACTACGTCACCGGAGAGGTGACCGAGAACCCCGCTCCGAGCGCCGGCCAGCAGATCGAGGGCACGGGTAAGAGCGACGGTCAGTTCAAGGTCGGCACGCTGCTGCCGCAGACCGGCGACCTCGCGTTCCTGGAGCCGCCCGAGACCGCCGGCGTCAAGCTCGCGATCGAGGACATCAACAAGGCCGGCGGCGTGCTCGGCAAGGACGCCACGATCACCGAGGCCGACTCCGGCGACGGTACGCCGAACATCGCGCCGGAGCAGGCGAACAAGCTGCTGTCGGCGAATGTCGACGTCATCGTCGGGGCCGCGTCGTCGGACGTGTCGCTCGCGGTGCTCAAGCAGATCACCAACGCGGGTGTCCTGCAGATCTCGCCGGCGAACACCTCGACGGCGTTCGACACCAAGGACGACAAGGGTCTGTACTTCCGTACGGCTCCGTCGGACGTGCTGCAGGGCCGGGTGATGGCCGACCAGCTCGGCAAGGACGGCTTCACCAACGTCGCGATCATGGCCCGCCAGGAGGCGTACGGTGAGGCGCTCGCCGAGAATGTGGAGAAGTACTTCACCGAGCAGGGCGGCGAGGTCGTGGCGAACGTGCTGTACTCGCCGGAGTCGCCGAACTTCTCCGCCGAGGTCGACGAGATCGCATCGGCCGATCCGGACGCGATCGTGCTGATCTCGTTCGACGAGGCGAAGAAGATCATCCCGGAGATGGAGACGGCGGGCATCGGCCCGAACAAGTAG
- a CDS encoding ANTAR domain-containing response regulator, whose translation MPTPASPTTPSRRVVIAEDEALIRLDLAEMLSEEGYEVVGQASDGEQAVRLTEEFRPDLVVMDIKMPKLDGIAAAERIATQRIAPVVMLTAFSQRELVDRARDAGAMAYLVKPFSKTDLVPAIEMAVSRYVELIELENEVDDLTERLETRKLVDRAKGVLQETLSLSEPDAFRWIQKTAMDLRLSMKAVAAGVVDHGPGIADGADDGDGRAD comes from the coding sequence GTGCCAACACCAGCCTCGCCCACGACCCCGAGCCGTCGCGTCGTCATCGCGGAGGACGAAGCGCTGATCCGACTCGACCTCGCGGAGATGCTCTCGGAGGAGGGTTACGAGGTCGTCGGGCAGGCGTCCGACGGCGAACAGGCCGTCCGGCTGACCGAGGAGTTCCGGCCGGATCTCGTCGTCATGGACATCAAGATGCCGAAGCTCGACGGGATTGCTGCGGCCGAGCGCATCGCGACGCAACGAATCGCTCCGGTGGTCATGCTGACCGCATTCAGTCAGCGTGAGCTGGTGGATCGGGCGCGTGACGCGGGCGCGATGGCGTACCTCGTCAAGCCGTTCAGCAAGACCGACCTCGTGCCCGCGATCGAGATGGCCGTCAGCCGGTACGTCGAGCTGATCGAGCTGGAGAACGAGGTCGACGACCTGACCGAACGGCTCGAGACCCGCAAGCTCGTCGACCGCGCCAAGGGCGTACTCCAGGAGACGCTCTCGCTGAGCGAGCCGGACGCGTTCCGCTGGATCCAGAAGACCGCGATGGACCTACGGTTGTCCATGAAGGCGGTCGCAGCGGGCGTCGTCGACCATGGACCGGGCATCGCGGACGGGGCGGACGACGGCGACGGCCGCGCGGATTGA